The nucleotide window GGCGGCCTGCCGGTTGAGACTGCGGGTGTCGACCAGGCCGAAGCGGCGCGGCTCGCGGCCCAGGTAGATGTTCTGCGCCACGGTGAGCAGCGGGACGAGGTTGATCTCCTGGTAGATCGTGGAGATCCCGGCGTCCTGGGCGTCGGCGGGGCGGGAGAAGGCGACCGGGTCGCCGAGGAAGCGGACCTCGCCGGCGTCGGCGGCGTGCACGCCCGTGAGCACCTTGATGAAGGTGGACTTACCGGCGCCGTTCTCGCCCACGAGGGCGTGGATGGAGCCGGGGGAGAGGGTGAAGTCGACGCCGCGCAGGGCGTGCACCCCGGCGAAGGACTTGGTCACCCCCGAGACGCTGAGCAGGGGGCCGTCGTGCGGCCGACCCGCCGGACGGCCGGGTGTGGTGGGCAGGGAGTGGGACACCGGGCTCCTCGTCGAGCGGTGTGGCCCGGTGCCCCCGCCCGGGTGGGGCGGGGGCACCGGTCAGGTGGGGCGGTGCTGACCCGACGTGCGGGTCAGAACGCGTTGGCCAGCTCGGCCGCGGCGTTGTCGGGGGTGTACTCGTCGTCCTCGATGATGATGTCCTCGGGGATCTCCTTGCCGTCCATGAAGTCCTGGAGGGTGGAGAACGCCAGCGGGCCGAAGCGCGGGTTGGACTCGATGACGCCGTTGTACTGGCCGTCGACGAGCGCCTGGACCGCGTTCTTCGTGCCGTCGATCGAGACGATCTTGACGTCGGTGCCGGGCTGCTTGCCGGCGCTGAGCACGGCCTGCACCGCGCCCAGGCCCATCTCGTCGTTCTCGGCGTAGATGGCGTTGATGTCGGGGTTGGACTGCAGCAGCTGCTCGGCCACCGACTGGCCCTTGGCCCGCTCGAAGTCACCGGTCTGCTGGGCGACGATCTCCAGCTCGGGGTGCTCGGCCTTCACCTGGTCGACGAACCCGGAGGTGCGCAGGTCGGTGACGTTGTTGCCCGAGGAGCCCAGCAGGATCGCGACCTTCGCCGGCCCGCCGGCGGCCGTCGCCATGGCGTCGGCGGCGCGCTTGCCCTGCTCCTCGAAGTCCGAGCCGATGAAGGCCAGGTAGTCCGAGCAGGCGGTGTTGGTGACCTTGCGGTCGATGGTCAGCACCGGCACGCCCTTGGCCTTGGCCGCGGCGAGGGCCGGGTCCAGGCCGTCGGAGTTGACCGGGGCGACGATCAGGGCCTGGGCGCCCTGGTTGAGCAGGTCCTGGATGTCGGAGATCTGCTTGGTCAGCTGGGCGTTGGCGTTGGTGACCAGCAGCTCGCCCACGCCGATCTTCGCGGCCTCGTCCTTGATGGACTGGGTCTCGGCGGCGCGGAAGGCGGCGGTGTCGGGCTCGGACTGCGAGAAGCCGACCTTGGCGCCCTTGAGGTCGATCTTCTCCAGGCCGTACTTGTCCAGCGTGCAGCCCTCGCCGGCAGGGGCGCTGGCCGACTTGGTGACCTGCGCGCCGCCGTTCCCGGCGGAGGCCGCGGCCGCGGGGGCGTCGGTCTCGCCGCTGTTGGCGCAGCCGGTCAGTGCGAGTGCAGCTGCGGCACCGGCGACGAGGAGGCGGGACGGGCGCAGTGCGCGCCGTCCGGCGGTGGTGGGTGTCATGGTCGAACTCCCTTGCTAGGCGTCGTTGCCTGGGTGCGGGCCCGCGGTCCCGCTCATCCGGATCGAACATGATCGGACATTTGAGCGCAAGGAAGATCACATCACGGTCTTGCAACGTCGCATGACCCGGGGGTCCCCACCGCCCGGCCGGACGGCCGGCGCGTGGGTGCAACTGCTGGTCAGACCGGCGCGACGGGCGCGATCACCAGCCGGCCGGTGCGGGCGGACAGCTCCTGGCGGGCGGGCTCGGGCAGGCCCGAGTCGGTGATCAGGACGTCGACCTCGTCCAGGCCGGCCATGCTGCACAGCCCCACGACCCGCCACTTCGAGGAGTCGGCGACCACGGCCACCTGGCGGGCGCAGGCCACCAGGGCGCGGTTGGTCTCGCCCTCGACCAGGTTCGGGGTGGTCAGCCCGGCCTCGGCGTCCATGCCGTGCACGCCGAGGAAGAGCCAGTCGACGTGCAGCACGCGCAGCGCGGACACCGCGACCGGGCCCACGAGCGCGTCGGAGGGGGTGCGCACGCCGCCGGTGAGCACGACCGTCTGGTCCTCCCGGGCGTTGTCGTGCAGCAGCCGCGCCGCGGCCAGGGAGTTGGTGACGACGGTGAGCCCGGCGACGCCCAGCAGCGCCTCGGCCACCGCGAACGTGGTGGTGCCGGCCGACAGGGCGACCGAGTCACCGGGCTGCACGAGGCCCGCGGCGACCCGGGCGATGGCCCGCTTCTCCGCCAGCGCCATCGCCGACTTGGCCTGGAAGCCCGGCTCGTCGGCGCTGCGGCCGTCCAGTGCGGTCGCGCCGCCGTGCACCCGCGCCACCAGCCCGCGGTCGGCGAGGGTGGCGATGTCGCGGCGCACGGTCATCTCCGAGACGCCGAGGAGGCGCACCAGCTCCGACACGCGGGCGCCACCGTGCGCCCGGACCGCGTCGAGGATCCGTTCCTGTCGTTGTCGCGCGAGCACCAGCACCCCTCCCGGCGGGACCACGCACCCGCCGGTGCCGCGGCGGCAGCCGACCCGGGGTGCCCCTCGATGATGGTCCCGTGCCGGCTCGTTCCGGAACCCGGAGGCCCTCGTGCGGGTGGTCGTGGGCCGGATCGGGAGAAGTTCACCGTCGGGGCATGGCGCTGACGGTTCGCTCCGCTTACGGTCGACACAGTCCCGTCGTGCGCACTCTGCGTCACGTGCCCGGCCGGGACGACCGCAGGTGGACGCTCCAGGGGGATCAACGGTGCCGAACTGCTCGCTGCACGACGACCGCGTGGCTGCCGCGTGAGCCCACGACACCGGGCCGGCGGCCGCCGTGGTCAGACCGTCGTGATGACCGCGGGCCTGACCACGGCCCTGGTCGCGCTGCTGCCCGGCGCCTCCGCCGCCCCTGCGCTGCTGTCCGCGGCACCAGTGCCTGGCGGTGAGCTCAGCGCCGGCGCCACCTCCTCGGCGAGCCGGCTCTCCGCCCACCGCAGCGACCCCGACCTGTTGGCCTCCCCGGTGCTCGAGGGCGCCGCGCTGGAGGAGGCGGCGTCGGCTGCTGCCGCCCCCGGCACCAGCAGCCCGCGGTCCCCGGACGCCGCGCGTTCGCCGCTGGCCGCCGGTGGCGTGCCCACCACGGCGATGGAGGCCTACACCCGCGCGGCCGAGCTGGCCGACTGCGGCATCAGCTGGACGCTGATCGCGGCGATCGGCCGGGTCGAGTCGAACCACGGCCGGTTCGCCGGCGCCGTGCTGTCGACCGACGGGCTGTCCACGCCGCCGGTCGTCGGCATCCCGCTCACCGGCAACGGCACCGCCCGCATCCTCGACTCCGACGGCGGCCGCTTCGACGGCGACACCGTGCACGACCGGGCGGTCGGGCCGATGCAGTTCATCCCCACCACCTGGGCGGTCTACGGCGCCGACGGCAACGGCGACGGGGTGCGCGACCCGTTCAACATCTACGACGCAGCGGCCGCCACCGGTGACTACCTCTGCGCCGCCGGCGGCGACCTGAGCAGCGAGTCCGGGCAGGCGCGGGCCGTCTTCGCCTACAACCACTCCGACGAGTACGTGGCCACCGTGCTGGGGCTGTCGGCCACCTACGCCGGCACCCCGCCGCCGCACGTCCCGACGACGACCGCCCCCGCGGTGGTCGTGCCGCCGGCCGACCCGGGCCGGCCGCCGGCGATCGGCCGGGTCCCGCAGCAGCAGCAGGCGCCGCGGGCGTCCGAGGACCGGGTGGTGGTCGTCGCGGACGGCCCCGCGGTGCCGGCCTTCCCGTCGCTGTCGTCCCCGGCGCGTCCGGAGCCTGCTACCCGTGAGCCGGAGACCTCGAAGCCGGAGACGCCACAGGCAGATCCGTCGAAGTCGGAGACCTCCAAGCCGGAGGCCCCGAAGTCGGAGACCTCGAAGCCGGAGACCCCGGTGACCCCGGAGACCCCGAAGCCCGAGTCCCCGAAGCCGGAGACGCCGAAGCCGGAGACCCCGAAGCCCTCGGAGAAGCCTGCCAGCTCGCCCGAGCCCCCGGCGGCCCCGACGCCCGGGAAGCCGACGACTCAGACGCCGGCCACCCCGACGCCCGAGGAGCCGACGACTCAGCCGCCGGCCACGCCGACGCCCGAGGAGCCGACGGCCCAGCCGCCGGCCACCCCGACGCCCGAGGAGCCGACGACTCAGCCGCCGGCCACCTCGACCCCGCCGGCGAGCGAGCCGCCCACCAGCTCGACGCCGCCTGCCACCCCGCCGACCACGGAGCCGTCGCCCACCCCGGCCCCGCCGACCGACTCCTGCGAGCCGGCCGCGGGGACCACGGTCGACGTCCTCGACGGCACCGGGGACCCGGCGCTGGGCGAGCTCGTCGCGCAGAAGCTGCGTGACGGCGGCCTGACCGTCGGCACCGTCACCACCGGTGCGGCCGCCACGTCCGGCATCGAGTTCGCCGAGGCCGACCGGGCACGGGCGGAGCGGCTGGCGGAGGTGCTGGGCGAGACCGACCTGCTGCGCACCGGCACCGGCGAGCACGTGACCGTGGTGCTCGGCGCGGACGACGCCGACGCGCTGGTCGAGGCGTTCCGGGCGTTCACCGGCCTGCCCTGCTGACAGGTCCGGCATGAGCGGCCCGGACCGGGACACCCAGGCCTTCTTCGGGGCCCGGGCCGCGGGCTGGGAGGAACGCTTCCCCGACGACGGGCCGCGCTTCGCCCGGGCCGTCGCCGAGCTGGGGGTGCGCCCCGGGGACGTCGTCCTCGACGCGGCGTGCGGCACCGGTCGTGCGCTGCCGGTGCTGCGCGAGGCGGCCGGTCCGGCCGGCACCGTGGTGGGCGTCGACGTGACCGCGGAGATGCTCGCCGAGGCCGTGCACCGCGGCCGCGGCGGGCTGGCCGGGCTGGTGCGCGGTGACGTCGGGGCGCTGCCGTTCGCCGACGGCACGTTCACCGCCGTGTTCGCCGCCGGCCTGGTGTCGCACCTGGACGAACCAGAGGCAGGGCTGCGCGAGCTGGCCCGGGTCGCCGCCCACGGCGCCGGGCTGGCGCTGTTCTCCCCGATCGGCCGGGTGGCGCTGGCCCGCCGGCACGGGCACGAGCTGCGCCCGGACGACGTGCGCGGTCAGCCGCGGATCAGCGCGCTGCTGAGCCGGGCGGGCTGGACGACGACGCTGGTCGACGACGCCGAGGACCGCTGGCTGGTGCTCGCCGTCCGGCAGTGACCGGCAGGCGTCAGGCCAGGGCCACGATCGGCAGGCCGACGTAGAGCATGCCGACCAGCGTGCCGTCGGGGGCGCGCACGCCGGCGTAGGCGGTGAAGTAGGGCTTGCCGGCCACGGTGGCCGGGCCGGTGTAGAGCTGGCCGGCGAGCACCGCGGTGAGCACCGGGTTCCGGGTGCCGTCGGCGTTGACCGGGGCGATCGACGTCCCGATGTTGCGCCGGCCGGCGGCGGTGACGACCGTGGTGGCCGCGCGCACCATGGCGCCGGCGTCGTCCAGCCGCTGGAAGAGCGTGCAGGTGCCGCCCACCTGGGCGACGACCTCGTCGACCAGCGGGGCGGGCCGGCGCGGGTCGTCGACCCAGGGCAGCGGGGCAGCACCGAGCAGCAGCTCGGGCAGCTCGGCGCGGGAGCTGGTGGAGGTCGCCTGGTCGGTGACGCTCATCGAGCGGGTCCCGGTGCCCAGGCTCAGGCCGCCGGCGTCCTCGAGGAGGTCCTGGGCGAGGGTGAGCGCGCGGCGCACGTAGGCCAGTCGCTGGCTGTCGGCCAGCTCGGCCACCGCCTGGCTGATCCGGGCCGAGCCGCTGGCCGCCCGGTCGACGTTGTCCACGACCCGGTCCGTGGCGGCCCGCTGCTGCTCGACGGCCGCGGCGATGGCGTCCTGCGCCTCGGCGATGGAGCCGAGGGTGCCGCTGATCCGCTGGATGGCGCTGACGGCCTGCCGGGTCTCCGACTGCACCGCCTCGATCTGCGCGCCGATGTCCTCGGCGGCCTGGGCGGTGCGGCTGGCCAGCTGCTTGACCTCGTCGGCGACGACGGCGAACCCGCGGCCGACGTCCCCGGCGCGGGCGGCCTCGACGTAGGCGTTGAGGGCGAGGAAGCGGCTCTGCTGGCTGATCGCGGAGATCAGCCGCACCATCTCGGTGATCGACTCGCTGGCCTCCTGCAGCGCCGCGATCCGCTCGTCCACGGCGCGGGCGTCCCGCACCGCGTCCTCGGCGATCGTCGAGGCGCGGTGGGTGCTGGAGGAGATGTCGGTGATCGCCGACCGCAGCTCGGTCAGCGACTCGGCGGCCTGCTGGGAGGTGTCGGAGACCTCGCGGCTGGCCTGGGTGAGCACCCCGGCCTGCTGGGCGGCGGTCTCCAGGCTGGCGTCGTGCTCGACCTTGCGGCGCGGACGGGGGAGCGTGGGTGGGGTGGGCGCCACGACAGCAGCTGCACCCACTGCGGTCACAGCGGTGGTGCTCTTGGTCGACCAGCCCACGACTCGCTCCTCCTCCGGACGTGCACCTGTCCCGGTGCCACGTACCGGCCGGGTCCGACCGGTCGGGCAGCAGTACGCGTCACGATGCTAGGGCGCGGACGGTCCCGGGCCGGAACATCGTCGGTGACGCGCCGCAGTCGTCCCAGCGCCCACAGGAGCCCCGGTCGCCCCGCCGGGCCCGGTCAGCCCTGGGGTGAGCTGATCCGGTCGGCGGCGATGCGCACGGTGAGCCGCACCTGGTCGCGGCCGCCGTACCAGGGGTAGGGGCCGCCGAGGTACTTCTGCGCCAGCCGGTCGATGTGCTCGGCGGCCCCGTCGGGGCTGATCGAGACGACATGGCCGCGCACCGCGTAGTAGGAGGAGACGTCGTCGGGGTCGGCGATGTTCAGCGCCACCCGCGGGTCGCG belongs to Modestobacter sp. L9-4 and includes:
- a CDS encoding class I SAM-dependent methyltransferase, yielding MSGPDRDTQAFFGARAAGWEERFPDDGPRFARAVAELGVRPGDVVLDAACGTGRALPVLREAAGPAGTVVGVDVTAEMLAEAVHRGRGGLAGLVRGDVGALPFADGTFTAVFAAGLVSHLDEPEAGLRELARVAAHGAGLALFSPIGRVALARRHGHELRPDDVRGQPRISALLSRAGWTTTLVDDAEDRWLVLAVRQ
- a CDS encoding Cache 3/Cache 2 fusion domain-containing protein — protein: MGWSTKSTTAVTAVGAAAVVAPTPPTLPRPRRKVEHDASLETAAQQAGVLTQASREVSDTSQQAAESLTELRSAITDISSSTHRASTIAEDAVRDARAVDERIAALQEASESITEMVRLISAISQQSRFLALNAYVEAARAGDVGRGFAVVADEVKQLASRTAQAAEDIGAQIEAVQSETRQAVSAIQRISGTLGSIAEAQDAIAAAVEQQRAATDRVVDNVDRAASGSARISQAVAELADSQRLAYVRRALTLAQDLLEDAGGLSLGTGTRSMSVTDQATSTSSRAELPELLLGAAPLPWVDDPRRPAPLVDEVVAQVGGTCTLFQRLDDAGAMVRAATTVVTAAGRRNIGTSIAPVNADGTRNPVLTAVLAGQLYTGPATVAGKPYFTAYAGVRAPDGTLVGMLYVGLPIVALA
- a CDS encoding DeoR/GlpR family DNA-binding transcription regulator; this translates as MVPPGGVLVLARQRQERILDAVRAHGGARVSELVRLLGVSEMTVRRDIATLADRGLVARVHGGATALDGRSADEPGFQAKSAMALAEKRAIARVAAGLVQPGDSVALSAGTTTFAVAEALLGVAGLTVVTNSLAAARLLHDNAREDQTVVLTGGVRTPSDALVGPVAVSALRVLHVDWLFLGVHGMDAEAGLTTPNLVEGETNRALVACARQVAVVADSSKWRVVGLCSMAGLDEVDVLITDSGLPEPARQELSARTGRLVIAPVAPV
- a CDS encoding ABC transporter substrate-binding protein, which translates into the protein MTPTTAGRRALRPSRLLVAGAAAALALTGCANSGETDAPAAAASAGNGGAQVTKSASAPAGEGCTLDKYGLEKIDLKGAKVGFSQSEPDTAAFRAAETQSIKDEAAKIGVGELLVTNANAQLTKQISDIQDLLNQGAQALIVAPVNSDGLDPALAAAKAKGVPVLTIDRKVTNTACSDYLAFIGSDFEEQGKRAADAMATAAGGPAKVAILLGSSGNNVTDLRTSGFVDQVKAEHPELEIVAQQTGDFERAKGQSVAEQLLQSNPDINAIYAENDEMGLGAVQAVLSAGKQPGTDVKIVSIDGTKNAVQALVDGQYNGVIESNPRFGPLAFSTLQDFMDGKEIPEDIIIEDDEYTPDNAAAELANAF
- a CDS encoding PPOX class F420-dependent oxidoreductase; the encoded protein is MDLPERLLALLQRPSPCFLATTMPDGSPQLTQTWVDTDGTHVLVNTVAGFQKVRNMERDPRVALNIADPDDVSSYYAVRGHVVSISPDGAAEHIDRLAQKYLGGPYPWYGGRDQVRLTVRIAADRISSPQG
- a CDS encoding LytR C-terminal domain-containing protein, which codes for MTAGLTTALVALLPGASAAPALLSAAPVPGGELSAGATSSASRLSAHRSDPDLLASPVLEGAALEEAASAAAAPGTSSPRSPDAARSPLAAGGVPTTAMEAYTRAAELADCGISWTLIAAIGRVESNHGRFAGAVLSTDGLSTPPVVGIPLTGNGTARILDSDGGRFDGDTVHDRAVGPMQFIPTTWAVYGADGNGDGVRDPFNIYDAAAATGDYLCAAGGDLSSESGQARAVFAYNHSDEYVATVLGLSATYAGTPPPHVPTTTAPAVVVPPADPGRPPAIGRVPQQQQAPRASEDRVVVVADGPAVPAFPSLSSPARPEPATREPETSKPETPQADPSKSETSKPEAPKSETSKPETPVTPETPKPESPKPETPKPETPKPSEKPASSPEPPAAPTPGKPTTQTPATPTPEEPTTQPPATPTPEEPTAQPPATPTPEEPTTQPPATSTPPASEPPTSSTPPATPPTTEPSPTPAPPTDSCEPAAGTTVDVLDGTGDPALGELVAQKLRDGGLTVGTVTTGAAATSGIEFAEADRARAERLAEVLGETDLLRTGTGEHVTVVLGADDADALVEAFRAFTGLPC